A single genomic interval of Hoplias malabaricus isolate fHopMal1 chromosome 7, fHopMal1.hap1, whole genome shotgun sequence harbors:
- the LOC136702628 gene encoding protein NYNRIN-like, which produces MHTQTCDTQLDLKDEPLTNPDLVLFVDGSASRDRHGVNKVGCAVVTASEVLVAKPLPSTYSAQAAELVALIEACKLAEDIQSSATAAEIRRWKQDKCSLTPQGWMHAPTNKPCLPKAYARGLIKIVHGRSHMSKGGIVDTLRKQWYAPGLTNLTQKFCSQCLICAQHSAKAAHAQTSTAGHPPATEPFQHWQIDFVELTQAEGKKYMLVCVCMFSKWTEAFPTGKQDAQAVTKMLLREIIPRWGLPTRISSDNGTPFVQRGLIDLTKHLGIDMRKHCSYHPASAGAVERMNGTLKNGLAKMHQDTGLSWVKCLPLVLWQMRTRPQPKTGLSAFEIVFGRPPNIGVGPPLQDQVLLSDTLVAYCSKL; this is translated from the exons ATGCACACCCAGACTTGTGACACCCAACTAGACCTGAAAGACGAACCTCTCACTAACCCTgatcttgttttgtttgtagatGGATCAGCTTCCAGAGACCGACACGGCGTGAATAAGGTTGGATGTGCGGTTGTGACTGCTTCAGAGGTCTTAGTGGCTAAACCCTTGCCATCCACATATTCGGCCCAAGCCGCCGAACTGGTAGCCCTAATCGAGGCATGTAAACTCGCAGAAG ATATCCAGTCTTCAGCCACGGCAGCTGAAATAAGGAGGTGGAAACAAGACAAGTGTTCACTGACCCCACAAGGTTGGATGCATGCGCCAACAAACAAACCCTGCCTACCCAAAGCATACGCGAGAGGCCTGATTAAGATTGTACATGGGCGTAGCCACATGTCCAAAGGGGGGATAGTGGACACTTTGAGAAAACAGTGGTACGCTCCAGGCCTCACGAACTTAACCCAAAAATTTTGTTCTCAGTGTCTGATATGCGCACAACACTCTGCGAAAGCAGCACATGCGCAAACTTCCACAGCGGGCCACCCGCCCGCAACAGAACCATTCCAGCACTGGCAAATTGATTTTGTAGAACTGACTCAGGCAGAGGGAAAGAAATACATGTTGGTTTGCGTATGTATGTTCAGCAAGTGGACGGAAGCTTTTCCCACAGGTAAACAGGACGCACAAGCTGTTACGAAAATGTTGTTGAGAGAAATAATCCCCAGGTGGGGTCTTCCAACCCGCATCTCGAGCGATAACGGCACCCCATTCGTACAACGAGGTCTGATTGATTTGACCAAGCACCTAGGTATAGACATGAGAAAACATTGCAGCTACCACCCTGCCAGTGCAGGGGCGGTGGAACGAATGAATGGCACATTAAAGAATGGATTAGCCAAAATGCACCAGGATACAGGGTTATCCTGGGTCAAATGCTTACCATTAGTGTTGTGGCAGATGAGAACCAGACCTCAACCAAAAACAGGCCTCAGCGCTTTTGAGATAGTGTTTGGAAGACCTCCCAATATTGGGGTGGGACCACCCCTGCAGGACCAAGTCCTACTGTCCGACACTTTGGTAGCTTACTGCTCAAAACTCTAA